A window of Peromyscus eremicus chromosome 7, PerEre_H2_v1, whole genome shotgun sequence contains these coding sequences:
- the Tbc1d21 gene encoding TBC1 domain family member 21 isoform X2: MQGRAPSLAPSASLGLRRRSGHRQLQRQLKGNMTTLSPENSLSARQSATFILEKRKPPIDKTEWDSFFDENGHLAKSRDFICVNILERGLHPFVRTEAWKFLTGYYSWQSSRDERLMVDSNRRRNYKALCQMYEKIQPLLENLHGNFTETRNNIAYDIQRLYDKDPLGNVLVDKKKLEKTLLLSYVCNTKAEYQRGFHEMVMLFQLMVGHEHETFWLFQFFLQKTEHSCVINIGVGKNLDMLNSVITLLDPEFAEHLSEWSTVTTTSHTSRREGLRSCAVSLPLVLPLLPACLQILRRCLEALGGLADGEALQEFPGAGGLQHATDGA, from the exons atgcAAGGAAGAGCCCCTTCCCTGGCTCCCTCAGCATCACTAGGGCTCCGCAGGAGATCTGGACACAGGCAACTCCAAAGACAGCTGAAGGGAAACATGACCACCCTTTCTCCAGAAAACAGCCTCTCTGCGAGGCAGTCAGCCACCTTCATCCTG GAGAAGAGAAAACCCCCAATTGACAAGACGGAATGGGACAGCTTCTTCGATGAGAACGGTCACTTGGCCAAGTCTAGGGACTTCATCTGTGTTAACATCCTGGAAAGG GGTCTACACCCCTTCGTGAGGACGGAAGCCTGGAAATTCCTCACAGGCTACTACTCATGGCAGAGTTCCCGGGATGAGCGGCTCATGGTGGACAGCAACAGAAG GAGGAACTACAAAGCCTTGTGCCAGATGTATGAGAAAATCCAGCCCCTGCTGGAAAACTTGCATGGGAACTTCACAGAGACTAGGAACAACATCG CATATGACATCCAAAGACTCTATGACAAAGATCCCCTGGGCAATGTGCTTGTGGACAAGAAGAAACTGGAGAAGACCCTGCTGCTGAGTTATGTCTGCAACACGAAGGCTG AGTACCAGCGAGGCTTTCATGAGATGGTGATGCTCTTCCAGCTGATGGTGGGGCATGAACATGAGACCTTCTGGCTCTTCCAGTTCTTCCTGCAGAAAACA GAGCACAGCTGTGTCATCAACATCGGGGTAGGCAAGAACCTGGACATGCTTAACAGCGTGATCACTTTACTGGACCCTGAATTTGCTGAACACCTTAGTGAGTGGTCCACAGTCACTACTACTTCCCACACCAGCAG AAGGGAAGGGCTCAGGAGCTGTGCAGTCTCTCTTCCCCtggttctgcctctgcttccagcgTGCCTTCAAATCCTTCGACGATGTCTGGAGGCTCTGGGAG